The genomic interval CGAGGTGAAGCGCAGCGGGGGGACCTTCGTGGAGCTTTGGCGTCTGCCCAAGGCGGAGCGCGACTCGTTCCGCAACGTCACCTTCGCGGGGGGACGGGCCTTTGGAGGCGAAGCACGCGCGGAGGCCTCCCGCCTGCTGGCGCAGCACGTGGGCGCGTTGGCGGCCCTGCCTCCACCGCCGGGCGCGCCGCCGCCGGCGCCTCCGCCACCGACGATGGAGCAGGACCCTCGCCGGGTGCCGCCCGCGCCGCCTGGCAGTCCCCAGCGCCGGGGCCGGCGCTTCGCGGTGAGGCTGGAGCTGGAGTTCCGCACCGAGCTGGACTTCGTGCGGGAGCATGCGCTGAACATCTCCAACGGGGGGCTCTTCGTACGCACCGCGCACCGGCCGCCGCCCGATAGCATCGTCACCGTCGATGTGAAGCTGCCCAATGGAGACCGGCTCCAGGGCGACGCGGTGGTGGTGCACGTGGTGGATGACCCTTACAGCGGCGGGGTGGGGCTCGCGTTCCTCAGCGACGACGCGTCCTTCTCCCAGACCCTGGACCGTTATCTGGCGAGCCTGGTGGGCGGAGCGGGGTAGGGAATGATCCAGCCGGAGGAGCACTGGCCCCGGGACTGTGGCCGCTTCGAGCTGCTCTCACGGCTGGGCCGGGGCGGCATGGCGGAGGTGTTCCTCGCCCGGGTGAAGGACGGCCCGAGGGAGGGTGAGCACGTGGCCATCAAACGCGTGCGCCCCGAGCGCTCGCGCGATGACGAGGCCCACGAGCAGCTCCTGCACGAAGCGGAGCTGGCCCGGTGCCTGCGCCACCCTCACATCGTGGGCTTCGTCGAGTACGGCGAGCTGCCCGACGGCGGTTACCTCGCGCTGGAGCTGGTGGAGGGGCCCGACCTGGGGCGCGTGCTGGCGCAGTGCCGCAGGCGGCGCATCGAGCTGCCCATCGACATCTCCGTGCTCATCGTCCGGCAGGTGCTGGAGGCGCTCGCCCACGCGCACCAGGCGACCAGCCCCACGGGCCGCCCGTTGGGCGTCGTCCACTGCGACGTGTCTCCGCACAACGTGCTGCTGTCGCGCACGGGCGAGGTGAAGCTGGCGGACTTCGGCGTGGCGCGCTCCCGGGCGGGGCTGGCGCTGGATGCACGACGTCTGGGCAAGCAGCACTACCGCTCCCCGGAGCTGCTCGCGGGCGAGGTCTCCGTGGCGGTGGACCTGTGGGCCACCGCGGTGCTGCTGTACGAGCTGCTGTCGCTGGAGTCGCCCTTCCCCTCGGGCCCTGGGGACGAGGTCGAGTCCGCCATCCGGGGAGGCCGGGTGCGGCCCGTGAGGCTGCATGTCCCCGAGGTGTCGGACGCACTCGCGCTGGTGCTGGACCGCGCGCTGGCCCCGCATCCGGCGCAGCGCTTCAGCTCCGCGGAGCAGTTCGCCCGGGCGCTCGCGTCCCTCGCGGATGACCGCGTGGCCACACCGCTGGCCGTGGCCGCCGTGGTGCGAGGGTTGATGGGCACGGCCGCGTAGGGCGCGTGCCCGCTCAGGCGAGCAGCCGGACCTCCGGGGCGCAAGGGATTCCCAGGTCACCATCCACCACCAGCCGGCTGCGGCCACCGCCCTGCTTCACCACGCGCACCTGCACGCCGATGCGCTCGGCCAGGCCGGAGACGTGGGAGATGATGCCCACCTGCCGGCCCGTGGCCTGGAGCGCGTCGAGCGTGGCCAACGCCACCTCCAGCGTCTCCGGGTCCAGCGTGCCGAAGCCCTCGTCGATGAAGAGGGTCTCCACCTGCGTCGTCTCAGACGAGAGCGACGCGAGCCCCAGCGCGAGCGCCAGCGAGACGAGGAAGCTCTCACCACCGGACAGGCTGGCCACGCCGCGCACCTCGTCACCCATGTCTCCGTCGACCACCTGGAGGTCCAGGTCGTGTCCGGGCACACGCATCAGGCGGTAGCGCCGCGCCAGCTCTTGAAGGTGCGCGTTGGCGTGGAGCAGCAGGGCATCCAGCGTGAGGCTCTGGGCGAACACCTTGAAGCGCTTGCCGTCGTGCGAGCCAATCAAGTCGCTCAACGTCTTCCAGACCTCGCCCGCGCGCCTGCGGTCCGCGAGCGCCTGGGCCTCGCTTCCGTGGCGCGCTCGGGCCGCGTCATCCGCCTCCAGCCTGGCACGCAGGAGCGCCTCGGCGCGGCGGCGGACCTCCACGTCCGCGCGCAGCTGCTCGCGGGCTGAAGCGGCCTCGGCCTCCGACAAGGCGGGAGCACCACTCGCCTCGTGAGCCGCCTTGCGCGCCCGCCGCTCCTCGAGCACCGCGCGGGCATGGGCCAGCGCCTCCTTCAACGCGGTCAGCGCCCGGGCCTCCGCCTCGCACCACGCGGCGTCGTGCGCGAGCAGTCCCTGAACGGTCTCCAGCGAGACACCTTGCGCGGACAGGCGCCGCTCCAGGTCCACTCGAGCGGCGTCGCGAGCGTCCAGCGCGACCTTCAGGACCCGCGTCGCGTCCTCCACGCGGGCCAGCGCCACCCCCTCGGACTGCCTCGCGGACTCGGCCGACTGGCGGGACTTCTCGTACGTGGCCTCCGCGGACTCGAGCGCGTGACGGAGCTCCGCGCGGACCTCGTCGGTGGGGCGTCCGTCGAGGAGCGTGGCGCGGGCACGGGTGGCTTCGTCGCGCGTCTTCTCCTTGAGCACCGCCGTCGTCGCGTCCTCCTTGGCGCGGCGGGCGCTCACGTCCAACAAGCCTTGAGCGTGGGCGCGGTGCCGCTGCTCTTCGTCGGCGCGCTCCTTGGCCTTCTGGACGATGTCCTCGCGCTCCTTCCACATGAACACGCGCTTGCCGCACTTCTGGCGGAAGTCCGCGGGGGCCGCCTCCAGCTTCGCTTCCCATCCAGCGTCCGCGTGGAAGACGGGTGCCATCTCCGTGAGCACCTGGCGCACCGTCGTCTCCGCCGCGTCCAACCGGGCGAGCGACTCCTTGAGGGTTCCCTCCGCGCGGGTGAACGACTCCTCCGCGCGCCGGAGCGCATCGGCGGCATGCTCGCGCCGGGTGCGTTGAGTCTCCAGCGCCGCGCGGGCCTCACGCGCCGCGCGGGCCTGCCCCTCCGCGGCCTCCTCCTCCCCCTTCAACGCGGACAGCCGCGCCTTCAGCTCCGTGGCCATGGCCTCCAGCCAGTGGCCCGACTCGGTCGAGGCGCCGTCCTCGGGAGGAGCCGCGGCGTCGCTCACCTGCCGCCACTTCTCGCGGCCCCGTCCCCACGTCTCGCGGTGCTCCGAACACCGCGCCGCCGCGCCCTCACGCCGTGCCTCGGCTTGTGTGACTCGCGCCAGGGCAGAGGCCTGCCTCGCGCTCGCGGAGACCTCCGCGCGTGAGCACTCCGCCCGCTGCGCCTCCAGCGTCTCCACTCGCGCCGCGGACTCCGCCACCAGTCCCGCCAGCGCCGGAACCTCGTGCCGATAGGGATGCTCCGTCGCGCCACACAGCGGACACGCTTCACCCTCGCGCAGCAAGGCCCGCTGCGCCGCGTGCCCCTGCGTCGCCTCCGCGACCGACAGCGCCCGGCGGGCCTCCTTCAGCGCCGCCTCCCCCTCCAACCTCCGGACCTCCGCCTCGCGCACCGCCACCGACGCGGCCTCGACCTCACTCCTCGCGGCCTGGGCCTCCCGCTCGACCTCACGCGCCTCGGCCTCTCCCGCGCACAGTCCCTGCCGCGCGGCCTCCAACCCTCGCAGCGTCTCCTGCCGCGTGAGCAGCGACTCGCGCAGCACACGACGCTCCACGCCCGTCCCCTCCCCCAGCGCCGCCTCGGCGTGGGTCGCCGCGGCTTGGGCGCGTGCCTCCGCCTCCACCTCCGCGTCCCGCTCCTCACGCCTCAGCCGAGAAGCCTCGCGCAGCCGGTCCACCTCCCCGAGCAGCTTCTCCACTCCGGTCCGCGCCGTCTGCCCCTCGCCCAGCGCCACCTCGTACCGCTCCAGCTCACGCTGCCAGCGCGGCCACTCCTTCGCCAACGCCTCCCAATGCGCCTTCTCCACCAACCAGGCCCGCGCCCCCTCCCCCTTCGCCCGCGCCTCCTCCTCGCGAACCACCACCTCCTCGAGCACACTCCGAGCCTTCGCCGCCTCGGCCGCCGCCGCCCGAGCACGCCCACGCGCCTCCTCCGCGTCGCGCGCCGCCGCCACACACCGGGCATCCAGCTCCGCCGCTTCCTCCAATCGCGGAGCGGCCTCTTCCATCGCCGCCCGCGCCCCGCTCCTCCCCGCCTCCGCCGCCTGCAACGCCGACTGAAGCCGCGCCCACTTCTCCTTCGCCCCCTCCAGCTCCACCGCCCGCGCGCGAGACGCCGCCTCCGCCTCCTCCCACCGGCGCTCCGCCTCCCGCGCCCCCGTCACCGCGCCCCGGAAGGACTCCGCCGCGCGAACCTCCTCCAGCTTCCGCGCCCGGGGCGCCGCCCCCTCCAATGCCTCCGCCGCCCGAGCCTCCCGCGCCTGAGCCTCCCCCTGCGCCCCCACCAACGCCGCCCGCTCCGAGTGCCACGCCGCCGCGCCCTCCGCCTCCGCAAGGCGCGCCTCCACGCCCTTGCGCGCCTCCGCCTCCTCGACGAGCTTCCCCTCCGCCGCGCTCCGCTCCCCCGCCTCCATCAGCGCAATCGCCGCCAGCCCGCGCTCGCGCTGCGCCAACTCCTCCTGCTCCGCCTTGTTCTTCTCGTGCGCGGCCATCGACAGGCGGCTGTACACCTCCGTGCCCGTCATCCGCTCCAGCAGCTCCGCGCGCTCATTCGCGTCCGCCTTGAGGAAGGCCGCGAACTCTCCCTGCGCGAGCAGCGCCGAGCGGCGGAACTGGTCGAACGACAACCCCAGCCGCTCCTGGATGGCCGTCAGCACCTCGCCCTTGGTGCGGCCGAACTGCTGCCCCGACGCCACCTCCGTCAGGCTCATCTCCTGGGGCCTGAAGCGCCCCTCCGCGCGGCCTCGCGCGCGCCACACCGACCACCGCGCCCGGTAGCGCCGGCCATCCTTCCCCTGGAAGTCCACCTCCGCGAAGCCCTCGCCCGCGCCCCGGCGCAACATGCCGCGCACGTCGTACGCGGACAGCCGCGCCTCGTCCTCCTCGTCCGCGCGCCCCACCGGCACGCCTCCGCGCCCACCCAACCGGGGCGTCCGGTCGAACAACGCCAGACACAGCGCATCCAGGAGCGTGCTCTTCCCCGCCCCCGTCGCCCCCGTAATCGCGAACAGCCCCAGCCGGTCCAACGGCGGCCGGTCCAGCTCCAGCGCGAAGGTCCCCGCGAAGCTCGTGAGGTTGCTCCCCCGGATGCCGAGGATTCTCATGACGCCTCCTCCTGCACCTGGGTCAGCAGCGTGTGGAAGGACTCCAGCAACACCTCGGAGGGAGGCTCCTCGTAGTCCCGCGCATACCGCGCCCGGAAGACATCCTCCGGCGTGCGCTCACGCAACGACAAGAGCGCGGGCCCCGTCTCCGCCAACGCGCCCCCCGTGCCGGTGTACGCGGGCGTCAGCTTCACCAGCCGCGCCGCGCGCCCCTCCAGCGCCTTCTCCACCTTCTGCCGCAGCGAAGGCTCCGGCCGAGGCAGCGACACGCACACCTCCAGGTAGGGCCGCCGCCACTCCGGCATCTCCTCGTCCAACGCGGGCAACGCCTCCAACAGCGCCACCACCTCGTCCAGCACCGCCGCGTCCCGCGCGGGCACCCGCACCATCTCCGCCCGCCGCGGCACGGGTACCGACTCCACGCGCTCGAGCACCTCCCCCTTCAATTCCACCAGCAACACCTGATGCCGGTAGCCCGCCTCCGACAGCGACAGCGGCAACGGTGAACCGCTGTAGCGGACCCCCTCCCGCCCACCCACGCGCTGCGCCTTGTGCAGATGTCCCAGCGCCGCGTACGCCACGTCCTCCGGGAACAGGTCCACGGGCAACGCGTGCTGGTTGCCTCCCAGGATCTTCCGCTCGCTGAGCTCCGACAGCTCCGAGCCCGTCATGTAGCAATGGCCCATGGCCACCAGCGCCTGCCCCGGCTGACGCCGATGCCTCGCGGCCCCCAGCACCTCCGAGTACACCGCGCGGACACCCTCCACCAACCGGTCCCCCACGTCCTCGCGCAAGGGAGGCAGGTCCGACGGCCGCAGGTACGGCACCGCCGCCACCCACGCGCCCACCTGCCCCTTCGCGTCGTGCACCGGCACCAGCAGCCGCGCCAGGTCCACCCCGCCGTCCACGCGAGGCAGCCCGCCCACCACCTTCACCCCCAACGCCGCGAACAGCGGGTCCGGAGCATCCAGCCGCGCCGCCGAGTCATGGTTGCCACCAATCACCACCACATCCAACCGGGGCAGCCGACGGCGGGCCTTCGCGATGAACTGGTACCAGGCCGCCTGCGCCTCCGCGCTCGGATTGGACGTGTCGAAGATGTCGCCGGCCACCAGCAGCGCATCCACCGCCTGGGCCTCGAGCGTGTCCAGCAGCCACTCCAGGAACGCGCCGTGCTCCGCCTCGCGCGAGACGTCGTACAGCGTGTGTCCCAGATGCCAGTCCGACGTGTGCAGCAAGCGCATCCCGCGTTCACCCTCCCTCAACCCCACGGCCCCCAGGCCGGCCAGCAGCCTGCTCCGGGGATGCCGTCCGCACCAAGCGCCGGGCGCCTGCTCCCTTACACGCTCCCTCTGACATTGGGGCAAGTGTCTGGAATCCCGCGCCTTTTCCACGCGCTCGGGCCTCGCACGTCGTGAAAGCCTGGAGGACCCACGAGGGCGACTGGCCGCACCGGGCCCGTCAGGGGGATGATTCCATTCATGTACGTCGAACCTCTCCTGGCGGGCACATTCCTGGTGCTGGCGGTCATCTGCGCCCTGGCGGTCTGGTACAAGGTCCGCCAGATACGGACGATACGGGCGGCGTGGCGCGCCTTCGCGGCGAGCCGTGGCTGGAGCTACGCCGAGCCCGACCGTCTCATCGAGGTCCAGGGGCTGCACCGCGGACGCCAGGTCTCCGTCGCCACCGAGCGCAGGGGCTCGGGCCGGTTCCTCAACTACG from Myxococcus stipitatus carries:
- a CDS encoding TIGR02266 family protein, producing MPVFGLAALWNGRASPERAAAVVEGLDALLPSAQSLQLVVAAQGEQAGIELKVEAPGYPRAAVERLADEVKRSGGTFVELWRLPKAERDSFRNVTFAGGRAFGGEARAEASRLLAQHVGALAALPPPPGAPPPAPPPPTMEQDPRRVPPAPPGSPQRRGRRFAVRLELEFRTELDFVREHALNISNGGLFVRTAHRPPPDSIVTVDVKLPNGDRLQGDAVVVHVVDDPYSGGVGLAFLSDDASFSQTLDRYLASLVGGAG
- a CDS encoding serine/threonine-protein kinase, whose protein sequence is MIQPEEHWPRDCGRFELLSRLGRGGMAEVFLARVKDGPREGEHVAIKRVRPERSRDDEAHEQLLHEAELARCLRHPHIVGFVEYGELPDGGYLALELVEGPDLGRVLAQCRRRRIELPIDISVLIVRQVLEALAHAHQATSPTGRPLGVVHCDVSPHNVLLSRTGEVKLADFGVARSRAGLALDARRLGKQHYRSPELLAGEVSVAVDLWATAVLLYELLSLESPFPSGPGDEVESAIRGGRVRPVRLHVPEVSDALALVLDRALAPHPAQRFSSAEQFARALASLADDRVATPLAVAAVVRGLMGTAA
- a CDS encoding AAA family ATPase; its protein translation is MRILGIRGSNLTSFAGTFALELDRPPLDRLGLFAITGATGAGKSTLLDALCLALFDRTPRLGGRGGVPVGRADEEDEARLSAYDVRGMLRRGAGEGFAEVDFQGKDGRRYRARWSVWRARGRAEGRFRPQEMSLTEVASGQQFGRTKGEVLTAIQERLGLSFDQFRRSALLAQGEFAAFLKADANERAELLERMTGTEVYSRLSMAAHEKNKAEQEELAQRERGLAAIALMEAGERSAAEGKLVEEAEARKGVEARLAEAEGAAAWHSERAALVGAQGEAQAREARAAEALEGAAPRARKLEEVRAAESFRGAVTGAREAERRWEEAEAASRARAVELEGAKEKWARLQSALQAAEAGRSGARAAMEEAAPRLEEAAELDARCVAAARDAEEARGRARAAAAEAAKARSVLEEVVVREEEARAKGEGARAWLVEKAHWEALAKEWPRWQRELERYEVALGEGQTARTGVEKLLGEVDRLREASRLRREERDAEVEAEARAQAAATHAEAALGEGTGVERRVLRESLLTRQETLRGLEAARQGLCAGEAEAREVEREAQAARSEVEAASVAVREAEVRRLEGEAALKEARRALSVAEATQGHAAQRALLREGEACPLCGATEHPYRHEVPALAGLVAESAARVETLEAQRAECSRAEVSASARQASALARVTQAEARREGAAARCSEHRETWGRGREKWRQVSDAAAPPEDGASTESGHWLEAMATELKARLSALKGEEEAAEGQARAAREARAALETQRTRREHAADALRRAEESFTRAEGTLKESLARLDAAETTVRQVLTEMAPVFHADAGWEAKLEAAPADFRQKCGKRVFMWKEREDIVQKAKERADEEQRHRAHAQGLLDVSARRAKEDATTAVLKEKTRDEATRARATLLDGRPTDEVRAELRHALESAEATYEKSRQSAESARQSEGVALARVEDATRVLKVALDARDAARVDLERRLSAQGVSLETVQGLLAHDAAWCEAEARALTALKEALAHARAVLEERRARKAAHEASGAPALSEAEAASAREQLRADVEVRRRAEALLRARLEADDAARARHGSEAQALADRRRAGEVWKTLSDLIGSHDGKRFKVFAQSLTLDALLLHANAHLQELARRYRLMRVPGHDLDLQVVDGDMGDEVRGVASLSGGESFLVSLALALGLASLSSETTQVETLFIDEGFGTLDPETLEVALATLDALQATGRQVGIISHVSGLAERIGVQVRVVKQGGGRSRLVVDGDLGIPCAPEVRLLA
- a CDS encoding exonuclease SbcCD subunit D C-terminal domain-containing protein — its product is MRLLHTSDWHLGHTLYDVSREAEHGAFLEWLLDTLEAQAVDALLVAGDIFDTSNPSAEAQAAWYQFIAKARRRLPRLDVVVIGGNHDSAARLDAPDPLFAALGVKVVGGLPRVDGGVDLARLLVPVHDAKGQVGAWVAAVPYLRPSDLPPLREDVGDRLVEGVRAVYSEVLGAARHRRQPGQALVAMGHCYMTGSELSELSERKILGGNQHALPVDLFPEDVAYAALGHLHKAQRVGGREGVRYSGSPLPLSLSEAGYRHQVLLVELKGEVLERVESVPVPRRAEMVRVPARDAAVLDEVVALLEALPALDEEMPEWRRPYLEVCVSLPRPEPSLRQKVEKALEGRAARLVKLTPAYTGTGGALAETGPALLSLRERTPEDVFRARYARDYEEPPSEVLLESFHTLLTQVQEEAS